A single genomic interval of Lathyrus oleraceus cultivar Zhongwan6 chromosome 7, CAAS_Psat_ZW6_1.0, whole genome shotgun sequence harbors:
- the LOC127102199 gene encoding uncharacterized protein LOC127102199: MKSPPMQHVLNPHTRTKKYKERKYARFQDIFKGLQINIPFYEALEQMSTYVKFMKEILAKKIRYADEETIHLDASYNAIIQRTLPQKEKDPGRVTLSITIGNVNVGKTLIDLDAIINLILLLVVKWIVDLDMKHTNMTLQLAEKSITRPSGIIEDVLVKVDKFMLLIDFMVINIESNVEVPLILG, translated from the coding sequence ATGAAGAGTCCTCCAATGCAACATGTATTGAATCCACACACTCGTACAAAGAAATACAAAGAGAGGAAATATGCAAGGTTTCAGGATATTTTCAAAGGATTacaaatcaatattccattttATGAAGCCTTGGAACAGATGTCGACATATGTCAAATTCATGAAGGAAATTCTTGCAAAGAAAATAAGGTACGCAGATGAAGAAACAATTCATTTAGATGCTAGCTACAATGCCATTATTCAGAGAACCCTTCCGCAGAAAGAAAAAGATCCTGGAAGAGTTACATTATCTATTACCATAGGAAACGTAAATGTTGGAAAAACATTGATTGATCTCGATGCCATCATAAATCTTATACTATTATTGGTGGTTAAGTGGATAGTCGATCTTGACATGAAACATACAAATATGACATTACAACTAGCAGAAAAATCCATCACACGTCCGTCAGGAATAATAGAAGACGTTTTAGTTAAAGTTGACAAATTCATGCTCCTTATAGATTTTATGGTGATAAATATTGAATCAAATGTTGAAGTTCCTCTAATTTTAGGTTGA